In Methylococcus geothermalis, one genomic interval encodes:
- a CDS encoding ABC transporter permease, with protein sequence MKKGKRLRTIFRLGLKELASLRRDLAMLVLIVYGFTVMIYIPASRGLLELRNGAVAVVDEDRSELSRQIVTALPQPYFLPPDPLPMDQVDSVLDAGRYAFVIDIPPRFQADFLAGRQPEIQVNVDATAMSQAGIGAGYIERIIREEVGGFGRNGVAPADAGVSLAVRTLYNPNAQDRWFVSVMVLINVVNLLSIITSGAALMRERERGTVEHLLTLPLGPFEIVCAKIWANGLVVVVAVGLSLTLVVEGVLDVPLAGSLPLFLAATALYLFTSTAIGIFLATVARSMPQLGLLCILVVFPITTLSGNTVPLDSMPEPIQRVMAFFASTHYVKIAQAVLYRGAGFAAVWPQFLIMAGIGALFFLLALARFRHTVARQVS encoded by the coding sequence ATGAAGAAAGGGAAGCGTCTACGCACGATCTTTCGGCTGGGGCTGAAGGAGCTGGCGAGCCTCCGCCGCGACCTGGCCATGCTGGTTCTGATCGTCTATGGATTTACCGTGATGATCTACATCCCGGCCAGCCGCGGCTTACTGGAACTTAGGAACGGCGCGGTGGCGGTGGTGGACGAGGACCGCTCCGAGTTGTCCAGGCAGATCGTCACCGCCCTGCCGCAGCCTTATTTCCTCCCGCCCGATCCGCTGCCGATGGACCAGGTGGACAGCGTGCTCGATGCCGGACGCTACGCCTTCGTGATCGACATCCCCCCCCGTTTCCAGGCCGATTTTCTGGCCGGAAGACAGCCGGAAATCCAGGTCAACGTCGATGCTACGGCGATGAGCCAGGCTGGTATCGGCGCCGGCTACATCGAACGGATCATCCGCGAAGAGGTCGGCGGTTTCGGCAGGAACGGGGTGGCTCCCGCGGACGCCGGCGTCAGCCTGGCGGTACGCACTCTGTACAATCCCAACGCCCAGGACCGCTGGTTCGTCTCGGTGATGGTCCTGATCAACGTGGTCAACCTGCTCTCCATCATCACCTCCGGTGCTGCGCTGATGCGGGAGCGGGAGCGTGGCACGGTCGAGCACCTGCTGACCCTGCCGCTCGGCCCCTTCGAGATCGTGTGCGCGAAGATCTGGGCCAACGGCCTGGTGGTCGTCGTCGCGGTCGGCCTGTCATTGACCCTGGTCGTGGAAGGCGTGCTCGACGTGCCGCTGGCGGGATCGCTGCCCTTGTTCCTGGCCGCCACGGCGCTGTATCTGTTCACTTCCACGGCGATCGGCATCTTCCTCGCCACGGTGGCCCGTTCGATGCCCCAACTCGGGCTGTTGTGCATCCTGGTGGTGTTTCCGATCACCACGCTGTCCGGCAATACCGTTCCTCTGGACAGCATGCCGGAACCGATCCAGCGGGTGATGGCGTTTTTCGCCTCGACGCATTATGTCAAGATCGCGCAGGCCGTGCTTTACCGCGGTGCGGGTTTCGCCGCCGTCTGGCCGCAATTCCTGATCATGGCCGGCATCGGCGCGCTGTTTTTTCTGCTGGCTCTGGCCCGCTTCAGGCATACCGTTGCGCGGCAGGTCAGCTGA
- a CDS encoding YbaY family lipoprotein, producing the protein MKFPAFALAAPLFLSACSLFHSDETNPHFAKVTGTVSWRDRVELHPNAELVVRLEDVTRHDVRPVLVGMAEDTWPGSSPVPFEISFDRRVVAEDRHYRVSAVIKQDGETVLASKHGVPVLTFGHPDRADLELHRVSAP; encoded by the coding sequence ATGAAATTCCCGGCTTTCGCATTGGCTGCGCCGCTGTTCCTCTCCGCATGCAGCCTGTTTCATAGCGACGAAACCAACCCCCATTTCGCCAAGGTCACCGGCACGGTGAGCTGGCGCGACCGGGTCGAGCTCCATCCGAATGCGGAACTGGTCGTCAGGCTGGAAGACGTCACCCGCCATGACGTCCGGCCGGTCCTGGTCGGCATGGCGGAGGATACCTGGCCCGGCTCCTCGCCGGTTCCCTTTGAAATTTCGTTCGACCGGCGGGTGGTCGCGGAGGACCGGCATTACCGGGTGAGCGCCGTGATCAAGCAGGACGGCGAGACGGTACTCGCATCCAAGCACGGAGTGCCGGTGCTGACCTTCGGCCATCCGGACCGCGCCGATCTGGAGCTTCACCGGGTTTCGGCCCCCTAG
- a CDS encoding discoidin domain-containing protein, whose translation MSGWTAEGSPGTRFELKQDQGFKGKGLRLDFEFAGGAGYVILRKRFELPLPENYAFSFRAKGAGPANTLEFKLLDAGAQNVWWHRRQATGFPADWQRQSIRKSAIEFAWGRSGGAPLLALGGIEFALSAAAGGKGTLWLDDLRFERLDAVVDYRAKPRISASSATGGDPAEQALDGQAQTVWRSASKPARQWFRLDFGQRREYGGLVLDWDGDCHARDYAVEVSDDGRRWRNVYRVAEGNGRRDYLPLPETESRYLRLDLRKSACGKGYALRELTVKPPDFAASPNRLFEHIARNEPRGAYPRYFQGEQMYWTLVGANGGHRKGLLGMDGALETARGGFTVEPFLYAEGRLLGWNEGRISQSLEQGDLPLPSVERNAGDLNLRVTGFAGTVGNAPVLLARYRVENRSAGVRQLRLYLAVRPFQVNPPWQSLNMKGGVSPIHRIEAAGRVLKVDGADALVAVNPPDGFGATGFDQGDITDFMGESRLPPRTAVSDAAGYASGAWAFDLELAPGAAREVFIAVPEHKAGSSNAVEAALKAEAETLGARLWQEAVGYWRKALAGPDFLLPESEPGLVESLRANLAYILVNRDGAALQPGSRTYARTWIRDGALMSSALLMLGRGEEVKRFIEWYARFQTADGAIPCCVDSRGPDSVPENDSHGEFVYTLAEYYRYTRDLAVVRTLWPHVIGTLRYIDALRHQRMTESYLSGEGKAFYGLMPASISHEGYASQPVHAFWDDFWTLRGIRDAVMLAKALGDQAHAESWSSMRAEFGDHLHAALQATLVRKGIDYIPASADLGDIDPNAVAIMVSIAGEASRLPQAALAKTFDDYLAHFRKRRDSNGDDGYTPYEVRIAEALVRLGRREDAWEVLRVLLRDQRPQGWRQWAEVVWRHPEAPRFIGDMPHSWIGAEFIRSLRSCFAYEDDGDDSLVLAAGIPAEWLYNAANAEVGVRRLPTAYGLLDYGLRAEGADTLKLHIAGGLAVPPGGIRIRPPTGRPIKAAKVNGADVSGLAAAELRIEAAPAEVEIRY comes from the coding sequence TTGTCGGGATGGACGGCGGAAGGCTCGCCCGGCACCCGCTTCGAGCTGAAACAGGACCAGGGTTTCAAGGGCAAGGGGTTGCGGCTGGACTTCGAATTCGCCGGAGGCGCCGGCTACGTCATCCTGCGCAAGCGTTTCGAGTTGCCCTTGCCGGAGAACTATGCCTTCAGCTTCCGCGCCAAGGGCGCGGGGCCGGCCAACACCCTGGAGTTCAAGCTGCTGGACGCCGGGGCGCAGAACGTGTGGTGGCACCGGCGCCAAGCCACGGGGTTCCCCGCCGACTGGCAGCGCCAGTCGATCCGCAAGTCGGCCATCGAGTTCGCCTGGGGGCGTTCCGGCGGTGCGCCGCTGCTGGCGCTGGGCGGCATCGAGTTCGCGCTGTCCGCGGCGGCCGGCGGCAAGGGGACATTGTGGCTGGACGACCTCCGCTTCGAACGGCTGGATGCGGTGGTGGATTACCGCGCTAAGCCTCGGATTTCGGCGTCTTCCGCCACTGGCGGGGACCCGGCGGAGCAGGCGCTGGACGGGCAGGCGCAGACCGTCTGGCGCAGTGCATCCAAACCGGCCCGCCAGTGGTTCCGGCTCGATTTCGGCCAGCGCCGCGAATACGGCGGCCTGGTTCTCGATTGGGACGGGGATTGCCATGCGCGGGACTATGCGGTCGAGGTTTCGGACGACGGTCGGCGTTGGCGCAACGTTTACCGGGTGGCGGAGGGCAACGGCCGGCGCGACTACCTGCCGCTGCCGGAGACCGAATCGCGCTACCTCCGGCTGGATCTGCGCAAGAGCGCTTGCGGCAAGGGCTACGCGCTCCGCGAACTCACGGTGAAGCCGCCCGATTTCGCCGCCTCGCCCAACCGCTTGTTCGAGCACATCGCCCGCAACGAGCCGCGTGGCGCTTACCCTCGCTATTTCCAGGGCGAGCAGATGTACTGGACCCTGGTCGGTGCCAATGGCGGGCACCGCAAGGGCCTTTTGGGGATGGATGGCGCGCTGGAGACGGCACGCGGCGGTTTCACGGTGGAGCCGTTCCTGTACGCCGAAGGCCGGCTGCTGGGCTGGAACGAGGGGCGGATCTCGCAGTCGCTGGAACAGGGCGATCTACCCTTGCCGTCGGTCGAACGCAACGCCGGCGATCTGAATCTCAGGGTGACGGGCTTTGCCGGGACCGTGGGCAACGCTCCGGTGCTGCTCGCCCGCTATCGGGTGGAAAACCGGTCCGCGGGGGTCCGCCAACTCAGGCTTTACCTGGCGGTGCGTCCGTTCCAGGTCAATCCGCCCTGGCAGTCGCTCAACATGAAGGGCGGAGTGAGTCCGATCCACCGGATCGAGGCTGCCGGCCGCGTCCTCAAAGTGGACGGCGCCGACGCGCTGGTGGCGGTGAACCCCCCGGATGGCTTCGGCGCCACCGGTTTCGACCAGGGGGACATCACCGATTTCATGGGTGAATCCCGCCTACCGCCGCGCACCGCGGTTTCCGATGCCGCCGGCTATGCCTCGGGGGCCTGGGCGTTCGACCTCGAGCTGGCGCCGGGTGCGGCACGGGAGGTCTTCATCGCCGTGCCGGAACATAAGGCCGGTTCGTCAAACGCCGTCGAAGCGGCGCTGAAGGCCGAAGCTGAGACCCTGGGAGCCCGCCTGTGGCAGGAAGCCGTCGGCTACTGGCGGAAGGCGCTGGCCGGGCCTGATTTTCTGCTGCCGGAATCCGAACCGGGCCTGGTGGAGAGCCTCCGGGCCAATCTGGCCTATATCCTGGTCAACCGCGATGGCGCCGCGCTGCAGCCGGGCTCCAGGACCTATGCCCGCACCTGGATCCGCGATGGCGCCCTGATGTCCTCGGCCCTGCTCATGCTGGGACGCGGGGAGGAGGTGAAGCGCTTCATCGAATGGTATGCCCGCTTCCAGACTGCGGACGGCGCCATTCCCTGCTGCGTCGACAGCCGCGGTCCGGACAGCGTGCCGGAGAACGACAGCCACGGCGAATTCGTCTACACCCTGGCCGAGTACTACCGCTATACCCGCGACCTCGCTGTCGTGCGGACGCTGTGGCCGCACGTCATCGGCACCCTGCGGTACATCGACGCACTCAGGCACCAGCGGATGACGGAGAGCTACCTCAGCGGCGAAGGCAAGGCGTTCTACGGCCTGATGCCGGCTTCGATCAGCCACGAAGGCTATGCCTCGCAGCCGGTGCATGCGTTCTGGGACGACTTCTGGACTCTGCGTGGCATCCGAGACGCGGTGATGTTGGCGAAAGCCTTGGGCGACCAGGCCCACGCGGAGAGCTGGAGCAGCATGCGGGCGGAATTCGGTGACCACCTTCATGCCGCGCTGCAAGCCACCCTGGTTCGCAAGGGCATCGACTACATCCCGGCCTCGGCCGACCTGGGCGACATCGACCCCAATGCCGTCGCCATCATGGTGTCGATCGCAGGCGAAGCCAGCCGCCTGCCGCAGGCCGCGCTGGCCAAGACCTTCGACGACTATCTCGCGCATTTCCGCAAGCGCCGCGACAGCAACGGCGACGACGGCTATACCCCCTACGAGGTGCGCATCGCCGAGGCGCTGGTGCGGCTGGGCCGGCGCGAGGACGCCTGGGAAGTGCTGCGCGTCCTGCTGCGCGACCAGCGGCCGCAAGGCTGGCGCCAATGGGCCGAGGTGGTCTGGCGCCATCCCGAGGCGCCGCGCTTCATCGGCGACATGCCGCATTCCTGGATCGGCGCCGAGTTCATCCGGTCGCTGCGCAGTTGCTTCGCCTACGAGGACGATGGCGACGATTCGCTGGTGCTGGCCGCCGGAATCCCCGCCGAATGGCTGTACAATGCGGCGAACGCCGAAGTCGGCGTCCGCCGTCTGCCGACTGCCTACGGCCTGCTCGATTACGGTTTGCGCGCGGAAGGCGCGGATACCCTGAAGCTTCACATCGCCGGGGGCTTGGCCGTGCCCCCGGGAGGCATCCGCATACGCCCGCCGACGGGGAGGCCGATCAAGGCGGCGAAGGTGAACGGCGCCGACGTCTCCGGTTTGGCCGCCGCCGAGCTGAGGATCGAGGCCGCACCGGCGGAGGTCGAGATCCGGTATTGA
- a CDS encoding carbohydrate ABC transporter permease, whose protein sequence is MRLSSAGLYLVLLTAAAATLFPLVWMVSVSLMPGAEAMRYPPPLWTHTPTLEHYRALFDRLAVGRYALNSLALAASVTALSVLVNAAAGYAFARLPFAGRDALFRTLLAAMVIPGQVAMLPLFLLLKYLGLINTYAGVIVPGLASIFGIFLVRQYALSLPQSLLDAARLDGAGELRIFWSLILPLCRPILITLAVFTFLGSWNDFLWPLIVLTDSRLHTLPVALANLMGEHAVDTELMMAGAVLTVLPVTLLFLAVQRYYIGGLMRGSVKG, encoded by the coding sequence ATGCGTTTGTCCTCGGCGGGGTTGTATCTCGTCCTGCTGACGGCGGCCGCGGCGACGCTGTTTCCGCTGGTCTGGATGGTTTCGGTGTCATTGATGCCAGGGGCCGAAGCCATGCGTTACCCGCCCCCGCTGTGGACCCATACGCCGACGCTGGAGCATTACCGGGCGTTGTTCGACCGGCTGGCAGTGGGGCGGTATGCGCTGAACAGCTTGGCGTTGGCCGCCTCGGTCACCGCGCTGTCGGTGCTGGTCAACGCCGCGGCCGGCTATGCCTTCGCCCGCCTGCCGTTCGCGGGGCGGGATGCGCTGTTCCGGACGCTGCTGGCGGCCATGGTCATCCCGGGGCAGGTCGCCATGCTGCCCTTGTTCCTGCTGCTGAAGTATCTGGGCCTGATCAATACCTATGCGGGGGTGATCGTTCCGGGGCTGGCCAGCATCTTCGGAATCTTCCTGGTGCGGCAGTATGCGCTGTCGCTTCCGCAGAGCTTGCTCGATGCGGCGAGGCTGGACGGGGCAGGGGAGCTGCGCATCTTCTGGTCGCTGATCTTGCCGCTGTGCCGGCCGATTCTGATCACTCTTGCGGTCTTCACCTTCCTGGGGAGCTGGAACGATTTTCTATGGCCTCTGATCGTTCTGACCGACAGCCGTCTTCATACCCTCCCGGTGGCGCTGGCCAACCTCATGGGCGAGCACGCGGTGGACACGGAGCTGATGATGGCGGGCGCGGTCCTTACGGTGCTGCCGGTGACCCTCCTGTTTCTGGCGGTGCAGCGTTACTACATCGGCGGTTTGATGCGGGGCAGCGTCAAGGGATAG
- a CDS encoding MFS transporter, translating to MFRQVFSLPSTVWLLGLVSLFNDSASELVYPIVPIYLASVLMAGPRALGIIEGIAEMVSSLLKLFSGIIADRVHRAKLMVVGGYGLAAVSRPLLAMASAWPVVLAIRFADRLGKGLRSSPRDAMLAASVSSEQRGLAFGLQRAMDNAGAVIGPLAAAVMLAAEMPITEIFLWASLPGAVAVFLAVSVKEPARDIRYDGKPLDWELRKLPRVFRRYLGVLALFTLGNSSNMFLLLRARELGLPEYQVPLLWGATSLVAMLFSTPLSGLSDRVGRVPMIFAGWTIYALFYLCLGLNGSNLSLLWPLFAWYGLFLAATEGAEKALVADIAPPALLGTAYGWFNLTTGIMLLPASLVFGMLWQYSSPEAAFGFAAACALAAALLLKFWVRDCRR from the coding sequence ATGTTCCGGCAGGTTTTTTCGTTGCCCTCCACCGTCTGGCTGCTCGGCTTGGTCAGCCTGTTCAACGACTCGGCGAGCGAGTTGGTTTATCCCATCGTCCCGATTTACCTCGCGTCCGTCCTGATGGCGGGTCCCAGGGCACTGGGCATCATCGAGGGCATCGCCGAGATGGTGAGCAGCCTGCTCAAGCTGTTTTCCGGGATCATCGCCGACCGGGTGCACCGGGCCAAGTTGATGGTCGTGGGTGGCTACGGTCTGGCGGCGGTATCGCGTCCTTTGCTGGCGATGGCGTCCGCCTGGCCGGTCGTCCTGGCCATCCGCTTCGCCGACCGTTTGGGCAAGGGTCTACGCTCGTCGCCCCGGGATGCCATGCTTGCCGCCAGCGTCTCCTCCGAACAGCGCGGTCTGGCTTTCGGATTGCAGCGCGCCATGGACAACGCCGGCGCGGTGATCGGACCGCTGGCCGCGGCCGTCATGCTGGCGGCGGAAATGCCCATCACGGAAATCTTCCTTTGGGCGTCGCTCCCCGGCGCCGTGGCGGTCTTCCTGGCGGTTTCGGTCAAGGAGCCGGCGCGGGACATCCGGTACGACGGCAAGCCGCTCGACTGGGAGCTGCGGAAGCTTCCCCGGGTTTTCAGGCGCTATCTCGGGGTGCTGGCTTTGTTCACGCTCGGCAATTCGTCCAATATGTTCCTGCTGCTGCGCGCACGCGAGTTGGGTTTGCCGGAATACCAGGTCCCCTTGTTATGGGGCGCGACCTCGCTGGTCGCCATGCTGTTTTCCACGCCGCTTTCGGGGCTGTCTGACCGTGTCGGACGCGTGCCCATGATTTTCGCGGGGTGGACGATCTATGCCCTGTTTTATTTATGCCTCGGCCTGAACGGCTCCAACCTTTCTCTGTTGTGGCCGCTGTTCGCCTGGTACGGCCTGTTTCTGGCAGCGACCGAGGGGGCGGAAAAAGCACTGGTCGCCGACATCGCGCCGCCCGCCCTGTTGGGGACGGCTTACGGCTGGTTCAACCTGACCACCGGTATCATGCTATTGCCGGCGTCCCTGGTGTTCGGAATGTTGTGGCAATATTCCAGCCCGGAAGCCGCCTTCGGTTTCGCTGCCGCTTGTGCGCTGGCGGCCGCATTGCTGCTGAAATTCTGGGTGAGAGACTGCCGAAGGTAG
- a CDS encoding low affinity iron permease family protein: MSSKPNICDLARSWAARLSENRDDIAYWNARFDRFARLFSRLSGRPLAFNLALFVILAWVITGPIFRFSDTWQLVINTTTTIVTFLMVFLIQHTQNRDTEALQVKLDELIRAVERADNTLLDLEELEEEELALMRRKYVSLARAAREERMGGKGAGDE; this comes from the coding sequence ATGTCATCGAAGCCGAATATCTGCGATCTGGCGCGGTCCTGGGCCGCTAGGCTGTCCGAAAACAGGGACGACATCGCATACTGGAATGCCAGGTTCGATCGCTTCGCCAGGTTGTTTTCACGCCTTTCCGGCCGGCCGCTCGCGTTCAACCTCGCCCTGTTCGTGATTCTGGCCTGGGTGATCACGGGGCCGATTTTCCGCTTCAGCGACACCTGGCAGCTGGTGATCAACACGACCACGACGATCGTGACTTTCCTCATGGTCTTCCTGATCCAGCACACCCAGAATCGGGACACGGAGGCTTTGCAGGTGAAGCTGGACGAGCTGATCCGGGCGGTCGAGCGCGCCGACAACACCTTGCTGGATCTCGAGGAGCTGGAGGAAGAAGAACTGGCGCTGATGCGCCGGAAATACGTCAGTCTCGCACGCGCGGCCCGTGAAGAACGCATGGGTGGGAAAGGTGCCGGGGACGAATAG
- the rbbA gene encoding ribosome-associated ATPase/putative transporter RbbA, producing the protein MSAVVRVEACRHRYGRVEALAGISLALPAGRLIGFVGPDGVGKSTLLGLIAGVREVQAGRIEVFGEDIADPKAHRRLCYRIAYMPQGLGHNLYATLSVWENAEFFGRLFGFGADERRRRIERLLAAVGLAPFRDRPAGKLSGGMKQKLGLCCALLHEPDLLILDEPTTGVDPLSRRQFWELIDMLREERSGMSVLVATAYMEEAARFDRLVAMDAGRILATGTAAELLDRTGAADMESAYVALLPPDKRRGHAALSIPPRRNGRGEAAIEASGLTRRFGDFLAVDGVSFRIERGEIFGFLGSNGCGKTTTMKMLTGLLPASAGSASLFGQPVASGNSAMRRRIGFMSQGFSLYTELTVRQNLELHAHIFGLPPSTIEARIGALVSRMDLTAHLDALAESLPLGIRQRLSLAVALVHEPELLILDEPTSGVDPVARDRFWEILAELSRDKGVTIFISTHFMNEAARCDRISLMHAGRVLAQGAPADLVREAGVASLEDAFIACLERESASTVVEAGAASFAPAADASVPAASPWFSARRFKAYVWRETMELVRDPIRLAFALIGPMLLMVVMGYGISLDVEHLPYAALDYDRTPESRRYLEHFAHSRYFEERAPLSDDEDLLRQMARGQLNFAVEIPPGFGRDLKAGRRAEVGIRIDGSIPFRANTVQGYVEAVHARFRSDLIDESGTRGLTAPLRVETRFRYNPDMKSVYALVPGVIAVMLAVIPPILTAVSVVREKEMGSITNLYATPSTRLEFLLGKQLPYVVVGLVNALSLIALALWLFGVPVKGDLWALLLGAVLAVAGTTGWGLLISAFTRSQIAALFAAFLLSIVPAINFSGFLAPAASQTGAAAVMGYGFPTSWFLTISVGVFTKALGFPELYLNHAALLAFVLGYLGLSLMLLPTRGR; encoded by the coding sequence ATGAGCGCCGTCGTCCGGGTCGAGGCGTGCCGCCACCGCTATGGCAGGGTCGAAGCGCTGGCCGGTATCTCGCTGGCATTACCTGCCGGCAGGCTGATCGGCTTCGTCGGTCCGGACGGGGTGGGGAAGTCGACCCTGCTGGGCCTGATCGCGGGAGTCCGAGAAGTCCAAGCGGGGCGTATCGAGGTGTTCGGCGAGGACATCGCCGATCCGAAGGCTCACCGGCGCTTGTGCTACCGCATCGCCTACATGCCGCAGGGCCTGGGGCACAACCTGTACGCGACGCTTTCGGTGTGGGAGAACGCGGAGTTTTTCGGCCGGCTGTTCGGATTCGGCGCAGACGAGCGGCGCCGGCGGATCGAGCGCCTGCTGGCGGCGGTGGGGCTCGCGCCCTTCCGCGACCGTCCGGCCGGGAAGCTCTCCGGCGGGATGAAGCAGAAGCTCGGTCTCTGCTGCGCCTTGCTGCACGAGCCGGACTTGTTGATCCTGGACGAGCCGACCACGGGGGTCGATCCGTTGTCGCGGCGGCAGTTCTGGGAGCTGATCGACATGCTCCGGGAGGAGCGCTCCGGCATGAGCGTCCTCGTCGCCACCGCCTACATGGAAGAGGCCGCGCGCTTCGACCGCCTCGTCGCCATGGATGCCGGGCGTATCCTGGCGACTGGGACCGCGGCGGAACTGCTGGACCGCACCGGAGCAGCCGACATGGAGTCGGCCTACGTCGCCTTGCTGCCGCCGGACAAGAGGCGGGGACATGCGGCTCTGTCGATCCCGCCGCGCCGGAATGGCCGCGGCGAGGCGGCGATCGAGGCCAGTGGGCTGACCCGTCGCTTCGGCGATTTCCTGGCCGTGGACGGCGTGAGCTTCCGGATCGAGCGCGGCGAAATCTTCGGCTTCCTCGGCTCGAACGGCTGCGGGAAGACCACGACGATGAAGATGCTCACCGGGCTCCTACCGGCCAGCGCCGGCTCGGCCTCGCTATTCGGCCAGCCGGTGGCGTCGGGCAACTCGGCCATGCGTCGCCGCATCGGCTTCATGTCGCAGGGGTTTTCGCTCTACACCGAGTTGACGGTCAGACAGAACCTGGAACTGCATGCCCACATCTTCGGTTTACCGCCTTCCACGATCGAAGCCAGGATCGGGGCGCTGGTGTCCCGCATGGACCTGACGGCGCATTTGGATGCCTTGGCGGAGTCGCTGCCGCTCGGCATCCGCCAGCGGTTGTCGCTGGCAGTGGCGTTGGTGCACGAGCCGGAGCTGTTGATCCTGGATGAGCCGACCTCGGGCGTCGATCCGGTCGCCCGCGACCGTTTCTGGGAAATCCTGGCCGAGCTGTCGCGCGACAAGGGGGTGACCATCTTCATCTCGACTCATTTCATGAACGAAGCGGCGCGCTGCGATCGCATTTCCCTGATGCATGCAGGGCGGGTGCTCGCCCAGGGCGCGCCGGCCGATCTGGTGAGGGAAGCGGGGGTGGCGTCGCTGGAGGACGCCTTCATCGCCTGCCTGGAGCGCGAGAGCGCTTCCACGGTGGTCGAAGCCGGGGCGGCTTCGTTCGCCCCGGCCGCCGATGCATCGGTGCCCGCCGCCAGCCCCTGGTTCAGCGCCCGCCGTTTCAAGGCCTATGTCTGGCGCGAGACCATGGAACTGGTCCGCGACCCGATCCGCCTGGCATTTGCGCTGATCGGGCCGATGCTGCTGATGGTGGTCATGGGCTACGGGATTTCGCTGGACGTCGAGCATCTGCCTTACGCCGCCCTCGACTACGACCGGACGCCGGAAAGCCGGCGCTATCTGGAGCATTTCGCCCATTCGCGCTATTTCGAGGAACGGGCGCCGCTGAGCGACGACGAGGACCTTTTGCGGCAAATGGCGCGGGGCCAGCTCAATTTCGCCGTGGAGATTCCCCCGGGGTTCGGGCGCGACCTCAAGGCAGGGCGTCGGGCCGAAGTGGGCATCCGCATCGACGGCAGCATCCCGTTCCGCGCCAACACGGTGCAAGGGTATGTGGAGGCCGTGCACGCCCGTTTCCGCAGCGATTTGATCGACGAAAGCGGAACCCGGGGTCTGACCGCGCCGTTGCGGGTGGAAACCCGTTTCCGCTACAACCCGGATATGAAGAGCGTCTACGCCCTGGTGCCGGGCGTGATCGCGGTGATGCTGGCGGTGATCCCGCCGATATTGACCGCGGTCAGCGTGGTTCGGGAAAAAGAGATGGGTTCGATCACCAATCTGTATGCCACGCCTTCGACCCGTCTGGAGTTCCTGCTGGGCAAACAGCTTCCCTACGTCGTGGTCGGGCTGGTCAACGCGCTGTCCCTGATTGCGCTGGCGCTGTGGCTGTTCGGCGTGCCGGTGAAAGGGGACCTGTGGGCTCTGTTGCTGGGGGCCGTGCTGGCCGTTGCCGGGACCACCGGCTGGGGACTGTTGATTTCGGCGTTCACGCGCTCGCAGATCGCTGCCCTGTTCGCGGCGTTCCTGCTGTCCATCGTGCCCGCCATCAATTTTTCCGGATTCCTGGCGCCGGCGGCTTCGCAGACCGGTGCCGCGGCCGTGATGGGCTACGGATTTCCGACCTCCTGGTTCTTGACCATCAGCGTCGGGGTGTTCACCAAGGCTCTGGGCTTCCCCGAACTCTACCTCAATCACGCGGCGCTGCTGGCCTTCGTGCTGGGCTATCTGGGGCTCAGCCTCATGCTGCTTCCCACCCGGGGACGTTGA
- a CDS encoding HlyD family secretion protein encodes MNKAVIALVAVCLVAGAVGLGVWRDRHARALPPGIARGNGRLEATEIDVGAKYGGRITDVLVYEGDDVAPGQPLVRIDTSEEQAQLQNIDAELRRARESLDYAGHMLRVARHDLELAQKIFRRSSRLVEQAAVSAEKLDHDRAELSNAVARLDAAQSRIGEAEAGIDAVAAERRRLESVVREGVLLAPKEARVLYKLSEPGEVLPKGGKALTLVDLNDVYMILYLGEAEAGQAAIGGEARIVLDALPELPLPARLVFVSPKAQFTPKQVETSSERQKLMFRLKAQVDPEFLRAHRGLVKPGMPGVAYVKLSPEASWPPLPQ; translated from the coding sequence GTGAACAAAGCTGTCATTGCACTGGTCGCAGTATGCCTGGTCGCCGGTGCCGTTGGTCTCGGCGTATGGCGCGACCGCCATGCCCGCGCGCTTCCTCCCGGCATCGCTCGCGGCAACGGCCGGCTGGAGGCCACCGAGATCGACGTGGGCGCCAAATACGGCGGGCGTATCACGGATGTGCTGGTGTACGAAGGCGACGACGTCGCTCCGGGGCAGCCGCTGGTCCGCATCGATACCAGCGAGGAGCAGGCCCAGTTGCAAAACATCGACGCGGAGCTGCGGCGGGCGCGGGAGTCGCTCGACTATGCCGGCCACATGCTGCGGGTGGCCCGGCACGATCTGGAACTGGCGCAGAAAATCTTCAGGCGTTCGTCCCGCCTGGTCGAACAGGCGGCGGTTTCGGCCGAGAAACTGGATCACGATCGCGCCGAGCTGAGCAACGCCGTGGCTCGGCTCGATGCGGCCCAGTCGCGGATTGGCGAGGCGGAAGCGGGGATCGATGCCGTCGCTGCCGAAAGGCGCCGGCTCGAATCCGTGGTACGGGAAGGCGTGCTCCTGGCCCCCAAGGAGGCCAGGGTCCTGTACAAGCTGTCGGAGCCGGGCGAGGTGCTGCCCAAAGGCGGCAAGGCGCTGACCCTCGTCGATCTGAACGACGTCTACATGATTCTTTACCTCGGCGAGGCCGAAGCCGGGCAGGCGGCGATCGGCGGCGAGGCGCGCATCGTGCTGGACGCCCTGCCCGAGCTGCCGCTCCCGGCGCGGTTGGTGTTCGTTTCCCCCAAGGCCCAGTTCACGCCCAAGCAGGTGGAGACTTCGAGCGAGCGGCAGAAGCTGATGTTCCGCCTGAAGGCTCAGGTCGATCCGGAATTCCTCCGCGCCCATCGCGGCCTGGTCAAGCCCGGCATGCCCGGCGTGGCTTACGTCAAGCTTTCGCCGGAGGCGTCCTGGCCGCCCTTGCCGCAATGA